A stretch of DNA from Tsuneonella amylolytica:
GCACATGCCTGACGAATTCAAAACTATGGCATCGACCGGATCGCATTCTGCCGGCAAGGTTGCACCATCGCCCCCGATCTACGTTAAAACTCGCCCACACAGGAACCGCCCCGACTTTGAAGCCGCCGCTCTTCTTTATGACCATCGCTACTCAATTCGAAAACGTGGGAGACGCGCTCATTCACCGCGAGCTGATCCGGCTCGCGGCGAGCCACGGGCCGGTCGTCGTGGACTGGTCTCGCTGCCCAGAATGGTTTCGCGAAACGCTTGATATAACGCGCATACCATCCGTGACGACGATTACAGACAGAACAGCCTTTTACCGTCGCATCCTAATATCGAGATTGCATGGGAAGCGTTGCATCCTGCTTCTTAAGCCTGGCGCCTACTTTGGGCCGCGCGGCTTCGGCGAACTGCACGCCGCGCTCGTCCTCGGGTTCAATAAGCTGCTCGCACTCGCCGGGGTCGAATTCATGCAGTTCGGCGCTTCCTACGAAAGACTGGACAAGGCTAATGCCCGTTTCCTGCGACGGAAAAGCCGCCTCTATGCGGCGCATTTCGTAAGGGACGAACAGAGCCTGTATTACGCACGGTCGTTGGGTATGTCGATCAGCGGCTTGCTCCCAGATCTTGCCTTGGCGATGCTGGCGGAGAACGCGCCTGGCAGTACCGCTCGCGCGGACGGCCCTATCACGATCGGGCTTTCGTTTCGGATCGGACAGTTCGACGGCCAAGAGGCCACTATTCTTCTCTTTATAAATTTGTTGGTCCAAACGATCGGCGTTGAAGCAATCAGACGATTTGTCATCGTTTCGCAGGTCGAATGGGACACCACCTTTGCCGACACGCTCGAACGGATTGTCTCAGAGCGGTTCGGCATACCGGTCGAATCGGTCGCGACATGGCGTTCGATCGCCCAGACGCGCGAGACCTATGCTGAATGTGATCTGATCTTTTCCAATCGGCTCCACGCTTTGCTAACCGGGGCAAGCGTTTGCCCACATGTGGTCGGCCTTGTCGATGGCGACGCCAATCGCAAGATCGTGGGCGCATTCGAGGCGATCGGCTGGGGCGACAATCTGCTGGATATACGATCGCTGACCCCGGTCACGTTTCGCAAATTTGTCGCGTTCGTGCGGGCCAACCCCGTTAGCGGCGCTGATGCCGCGGCGCATCTGCGTGAAGGGTTTGCTTCCGCGATCGACCCGTCTCACCTGCCTGCTCACGCCGACAAGCGAATTGGCCACGCCTCCTCTGTATCTGGAACGAACGCATGAAAAATCCCTTCGCCCGCCGTGCCCCCACCCCGGAGGAGAGCGCCTATGCGCGATTGGCGCGCAAGGGTTATTCACCGGCCACGATCGTCGACGTCGGTGCCTACGAAGGCAACTGGACTCGGCTGGCGCGTAGAACGTTTCCCGCTGCGCGAGCGATCATGTGCGAGGTTCAGCCAGGCAAGCGCGCTGGGCTGGAGGCGGTGGCCAGCGAGCTAGGTCGGGTCAAGCTGGTGTCCGCCGTCCTTTCCGCGCGCGCAGACGAAACCGTTCGTTTCAATGAGATGGAAACCGGCTCCTCGCTTTATCCGGAAAACAGCAACGTCGAGCGGACCGAACGCGAACTTGTCACCACCACGCTCGACATCGCGACGCAAGGGGCAGAGGGACCTGCCTTTCTCAAGATCGATGTGCAGGGGGCCGAACTCGACGTGCTCACCGGCGGCCAGGATTTCCTCGCAAAATGCGACCTCGTCCAGCTCGAGATCGCGTTGCTTGACTACAATCGCGGCGCGCCGCGCTTCGTCGACGTGATCGGCTACATGGACGAGCGCGGCTTCGTGCCGTACGACATTGCCGGATGGAGCCGCCCCAACCGGATCGACCTCGTGCAGATGGACCTGTTGTTCACCCGCCGCGATTCGCCGCTGCGCACGACGTTCTTCGAGTTTTGAGCGTCAGGAGATGGTCCATGGAAAGTTTTTCAAGACGCTCTCGTATTTACACGTATTGTCCCCGCATTCTAGCGGGTCAATCGAAATGTTTCGGTTCGGATACAATGATTTTGCCGATTGAGCGACACTGTTATGGATAGTTTTCTCTTCTCCGTAACGAATGCGTTAAAAAACAAATGTCAATCGTATGGTATAAATGGTTTTTTATTTCTACCTTTTAGGACATTCGATAGAGAGACTTCAAACTAATGTTTGAACGATATCCAAATCTTTGTTAATATGTTCAAAGCAGGAAACATAACAATTCACTCGATTCAACTACTGCGAGCGGTGGCGGCTTTGCTCGTGGTGCTTTTTCATGCGCACCTCGCACTCGTGCAAGTAGGTTCCGCCAAAATGTTCGCCGGCGAAGCATATCTTTTTAGATTTGGTGCGGTCGGCGTCCATATCTTTTTCGTGATCAGCGGCTTCATTATGGTTCACACCTCGCGTACTGAGCCCTCTTTCGACGCGAAAAGCTTTTTGCGGCGGCGTCTCCTGCGCATCTACCCCATTTACTGGATCTGCGCCGCCCTCTATGTCATCGCACATTTCGCGATTGAACAACCCTTTTTCCTTTCGGGCGCTGAATGGATCGGCGCGCTACTACTTTGGCCGGGGCAGGCTTCGAAGATCATCGGTCCAGCTTGGACTCTCTCCTTTGAGATGTATTTTTATGTTTGCTTCGGGCTCTTCATTCTATTCGGTCTGACACGCGGATTGTTGGGTCTGGGCGCGTTCTTCCTGGTCTGCATCTTTGTGCGACCGCTTACGGGTTTCCAGTCGTCGCCTACTAATCTAGCAAGCAATCCGCTGTTGATCGAGTTTTTGGCAGGTTGCGTGATCGGCTGGCTACTAAAGACTGGTCGCCTCCCCAAGCGTGGTGGAAACTTAGCAATCGTCGGCGCGCTCTTCCTGTATCTTGGCGGCATCGTGGTCGGTTACGAACGCGTGCCCAGTCTTATCGCATGGGGTCCGCCGAGCGCCCTTCTAATTCTAGGTGTCGCGATAATCGAATCTGCGCGCGGGGCGCATTCTTCGGTGCGAAGGATCGGCTATTTTGGTGATAGTAGCTATGCCCTCTATTTGATCCACATTCTGATCATAACGCTCATTATTTCGGCGGTAGGAGCTGCGAGAGTGCAAACGCTACCCGCGATCCCCGGGGCCATCCTCATTACCATCCTCTCGCTCGCTGCCGCCGAAAGCCTTCATTGGGGCCTTGAGCGCCCGTTACTGCGCCGACTCAATCCACGCCGAGCGCTCGTGCCGCCTCGACCGATTCTCGAGATCGAAGGGTCCGAGGTTCGGGGAAGCGGGCCGGAATGACTTTTCTGACGCCGGTAATCCGATCCTGGCGAGCGAAGCCTGCAATTACGCCAAGGGCAATGGCGAACATATACTGCGCCTGATAGGTTACAAATATCCATTCGTACAGCGAATGCACGGACATCACTAGGATCGCCACGGTAAAACCGAGGACCACGTCGCCGCGCGGATCCTTTGGGTGCCGCGCGACATACCGGAACCCGAGCGCGATAGCCGAACCGAACATCGCTATCAGAGCTATCAAGCCAAGGTAGCCAGTTTCAGCTCCCACGAGCAGATAAACGTTGTGAACGTTGGCAGAGCGGCTTCTCCATGACCATGCGACGCCCGCATTCTTGCTGTAACCCTGTGTATTGGCCGTGACGACATATTGATTTGCCCCTACTCCCATAGGATGATCGCTCCACATGGCCCGCGCCGCGCGCTCGAAGGCCGCGCGTTCGTCGTATCCGCTCGCGGACGCAGTGGGCGCGACCTCCAAGCGCCGTGTCAGGCTCTCATAAGTAAGGGGACCGATGATCATGAGGCCGACCACTGCCGCCCCGACCACTTTCCGTTTATGGGCGTTTGCACCACGCAACAGGGAGAGAAGAAATAGCAGTCCGATTCCCATGGCAACAAACCCAATCGCCCCCCGCGACGCCCCGAGCGCGACAGCGACCAGCGCAGCAATTAATCCGACCGGGACAAGCTTGTTCTTTTCTCCAGCCAGCAGAAGCGCGAGGAGGGGCAACGTTACGAAGTGCAGCATCATGCCGAGCAAATTTTGATGGCCCATTGTTCCCGACGACTGCAATGCGCCCGAAAATCGCTCGTTTACGGCGGCTACGGCTTGGAAAATCGCTCCAAAACCAAGGCCGAAACACAAAAATCTTATGCCATGAGGCTTCGCGACGACCGCTGCGACAGCTACGAACACGAGGAAAAGCCTCCCAACTTGAAAGACGTAGAACGCCGAGCTCATTGCCGAACCGCTGAAAGCAAGTGAGACGATCGTTGCGATCAGATAGAACAACACCGTGATTTGAAGAGGAAGCCTGCGAAACGATCCGCGAAAGGTTATTATCAAAGCCAACGCCAAGCTGTCGAGCGCGGTGAAGATCAATCCCTTCGCGTAACCGGGCCATGTTGACCAGGCTATAAATGCCGCGTCTAAATTAACGGCATTGATAACGAACGGCAGCGCGCCGATTGCCGCGTAAGCCCATTTGCGCTGGTGCGGGTAGGCCTTGAGCCACCACACCAGCACCGGGACCATCGCAATTAAGAGAAAAAGGCCGATGAAACGCATTCCGGCGGTTATCGGCGTCCATCGGCATCGCCGCAAGGGGCAGTGCGAAATCTGGACTGATCAGTAGGCATTGGGATGAACGACGACACGCACCGTCTTGAGCAGGATCACGATGTCGCTCCACAGCGACCATCCGCTCACGTACTCCAGGTCGTGGTGCACGCGCATCTGCAGGTCGTGCTCGGTATCGGTGGCACCTCTGTAGCCGCGAATCTGGGCCAGACCCGTTAGGCCGGGCTTAAGCGCATGGCGCATCCAGTAAGCCTCGCTCGCATGCCAGAACAGTTGATCACCCGCGCGTGACCCCAGCGCGTGGGGGCGGGGGCCAACCATGCTCATGTCGCCGCGCAACACGTTCACCAGCTGAGGTAGCTCGTCGATGCTCGTGCGGCGGATAAAGCGGCCGACGCGCGTGACCCGGTCGTCGTCGCGACTCGCCGACCGGGCGCCGTCCGCGTCGGACTGCCGCATCGAGCGGAACTTAAGGATATCAAACTGGCGCCCGCCGAGGCCAACCCTGCGCTGGCGGAACAGTACCGGCCCGGGGCTGTCCAACTTGATGGCGACCGCCGTTAACAAAAGGAGCGGCGAAAGCGCTGCCAGCGCCAGCGCTGACACTGCGATATCGAGCGCGCGTTTTTGTACGCGATTAACAAGGTTGAGCGGACCCAGCGACATCACCAGCGTGTCCCTTCCGCCGACTTGGCCAACATCGACGGCGCCCATCAGCAAGTTTTCCTCCAGCACGATTTCACCGCCCACGTCACTCCCCTTGAGGAAGGAGGCCCAAGCCGCGCGGTGGTTCGTCCGGCACGCTACGATTACCCGGTCGTACGGCGCAACGAGATGCGACAACCGGTCGATCTTGTCGGGACGGTCGGGGTCTGGCCACAAACCCGCGGCGGCAACGTCCACCGTTGCCAACGCGGGATTCGGGCTTTCCACTTCCAGCCCGTCACGGATCAAGACCGTAGCCAATGCTTGGCCATGCATGGTCCGGTTAAAAACGTAATCCAGCGCGAGCTTGCCAAGAACGAGATAAACGGCCGCGGCACCGAAGGTTAGGGCCAGACCGGCGCGCGAGATTTCGTCCGCATTGACGACGAAGCTGACCCCGAGGATCACCAGCAGCGTTGCGCTCAGCGCGCCAAGACCGCGGCGCATCGCCAGTAGTCGGCTCTCCAGCGTTTCCACCGCCTGTACTTCGCGAGCAAGCATTATCAGCACAAACACGGGAATGGCGAGAAATAGGATTGGTTGCCCCGCTGCGGACAACCAACGCTCGTCTCTAATCTGCAAGGCAGTGTAATAGCCCGCTATCAGCGCTAGGCAGTCGAGCGTGAAAGACAGTGCGTAAAGCGACGCCCGCTTGTCGCGCGCGAGCATTCCCCCATGCTCACGGCGCGAATGCGGGTTCAGCAGTAATCGACTATCGATCTCGTTCACTAGCCTTCACCAAAAGGACTGGACGGCATCCTTTCCGTACCATGATTAGGACAGTAGCTGATGCCTCGTTCGCGTCTGTATCGAAACAGGTCAACCGGAGTGTTTGAATCTGTGGCGCTCCTGTTAGCTGGGCTCACAAATCGCCCAGCTTGCTCCGCCCAAGCCGATAGCACAGCGGCCCGCGCGGTTCATGTCGCCCACAAGGCACAGGCCACGTCCCACGGTGCTAATCGATTCGAGCGGGAAGCGCGACACGAGTTTAGGCGCGGTAGCGAACCAGTCGTAAGTCACATAAAGACCACGCACGCCGTCGTGAAACCCGTAGAACCAGATTGCTGGGCGCGCGTCGGGCCCATCGCCCTTGCCCTTGCCGAACGCCCATGAGGCGATGCGATAGGCTGAAAGCGAGCGCCAGCTGCGACCGCCGTCACGGCTCCACAACAGAGTCTCGCTGTCACGGGCCTCGGTCTCACTGGCATACAGCAGTTCGCCCGCGCGGCCTGGCACGTACTCTAGCCGGCATTGCCAGAATTGTGAGGGTTCGAAATTGCGTTGGCCAGGCGAATGAAGCGCGCCGTCGAACACCTGTTCGAAGGTCGCACCGCCGTCGGCCGTGACCCAAAGTCCGCCAAGGTTCGGGCCGCCCCCCGGCTGGTCGAAAGTATTCATCAGGACGGCAAAAGTGCCGGGCCGTTCCTTGTCCGCGGCGATGCATTTGCGCGCAACGTAAAACGCGTTGACGAGGCTGCGGACGTGCGTGACCCCGCCGAATCCCACCGGTAGCCAATTCACCCCGCCATCGCGCGTGCGCCACAGGCCGCCCTTGTTGCCTTCAGCTAGCAGCATCGTGTCGCGGTTTGAGACCGCGATGCATCCCCCGGGTAGCCAGGCGGATCCGTCGGGCTTGCGGCCGAACGGTATCCAACTCGCCGCGAAGTCCTCGCTGTAGCCGGGCACCCCGCCCGATTGGTGAAATAGTCCGGCCACGAAACGCGGATCGTCGATGGCGCCGTCGATCGAGCGTAGGTGCGTTACGGCGCTCTCGTTGCGCTTGCCGTCCTTCGGAGCGTAGGTCCATTCGCCCGACAGACCGCACTTCGGGTCAACCCGCCAGACCGCTTTGTCCATGCAGCCGAGCAGCAAATCGGGTTGACCGGCCCGCGCCCATCCACAGGTCGGCACGAATTCGTAGATCCCGCGCGTCATGTCGTGGACCGTAAGGTCGCCGGCACGTTCGAAATTGTAATTTGCCCAAGTCAAGCCGATCCCGTCGGAGATTACCAGACGACCCGGGATCAGGGGGTGGAAATCGATCTTGGACGGATACATGGCCTTCTTTCGATTCGACATCCACGCGACTTCGCCATCGCCGCGATACTCGTCGCCGATGTCCCGCCAGGTTTCCCCGCCATCCTGCGAGGAGAACCACTTTTGTGAGTCCTCGTCGGTCGAGAGCATACGCTGTTCATCGCTCGGGTCGACCGCTACTTGGTCGACCCATTCACCGGGCCGTAAGTGGGTCCAATCGCCGCCGCGCAGCCGCCAGATGCCGCGCATCGCGGTCTGCGTGGGCGTTTCCTTGCCTGCCGAGCCAAAGCGGTAATGTACGGTAAACAGGTCCCCGCTCGGCATTAGCTTTAGGCCGGTGGAATTGAGCGGCCCGCCCAAGAATCGCACTGGGCCGAACGGGCCGGTCGGATAGAAGAACAGCCCGGTCCCAAACACATGCGCGTACAAACCGCCATCTGGCGCGAAGGCGAACAACGTCTTGCCGCGTACATTGCCCTGCTCGATGGCGGTTTGCGGCAGGTCGAGCATCACCGGGGCGCTGGCGAACCCGTCGCGCGTAGCATAGGCACCATCGCCGTTGGTCCCTACCACCACCACGCCCGAATCGGTCGGATGCACCGCCAGCGCGCCGCCGAACCGGCGGCTGGCGCCGTTGTTGGCGAGCATCGTCTTGTCAATAAGACTGGTCGGCAGCGCCTGCCCGCGAAAAACCCGATAGACCCGGCCGCGCCACACTGCGTAGATCAAGCGCTTGTCGCTGGGAGCGAAGCGCGCGGCATACAGACCGCGGCCGTTGTAGACGCTCTTGGGCGGAGGATCGAATTCGGAGTGCGGAAGGTTCTTGGTCTCGAGCAGCGGGGTCCAGCGATCCTCCCCCGCGCGCCGCACGTAACCGTTGAACACGTCGGTACAACACAACAGGTCCCGTCCGTCGGCAGACCAGGTGAAATCGGTGATGAAGCCGCCGCCGTCGAACGGCGGCCGCTTAAATATATAGCCATTTTCAGGGTTTGAGGCGACGCCAGACCAAACAACCGTTTCGTCTCTCGACGAAGCAAGCGAACTAAAGATCTTCAATTCCGAAAATCTCGTGGCCGCAACGATCCCTCCAATCGTTCCGGTGGCGATTACTCCGCCCCCTAGCAGAGCGCGTCGAGATACTCCGGTGTTTTGCATAATGAGAGCTTAGGGAGTTAAAGCGTTATGTCCAATCAAACTCTTGGAAAGATTATCGGCCGTGTCCCCTCATGCGCACCATTGGAAGTGCCGGTATGGAAACCGACGGCACGACGACGCGCCTTGCCAAATGGCCCCGCAACCGCAGCCCGGATCGCAAAGGGCATCGCAGAACTCGAACACGACTTCCGGCTTGCCGAGGGCCTATGACCGTACGGCTCATCCGTGACATCGAGGAGACGGTGCGCAAGGCGACCCCCGAGCATTGGGAGATCATCACGATCGACTGGTCCGTTTTGCTCAGTTCGCCCGTTTGGAAGTCGAACCGCGGCCTCGGCAAGGGCGATGTGTGGTCCGAGATCAGGGAGATCGCAGCCGACGACGAAGATCAGGTCTGACCCAGCGACAATCGGTGCCAGTATGCCCCGGTTGGGTCTCGAACTGAAATTTCGCAAAGGCCTTCAACCCGCCGCCATGGTTGCGCTCACCGGGAGGGCTAACGTTGCCCTGCTCGAGCAAATTGGCCTTAAGAAGGACGATACCGGTAAGCGTCTGTTCCTGCCAATCGCCATCGACTAGCCTCGGTTGCGGAACGGTTACAGCGAGAACGATCAGACCGGAGTCGTGCTACCGGTGCAGAAGACCGTCGAAGCCGTGACGGCCAACAAGCCGGAACTCGACTAGCTTTCCAGATCATCCGCCAAAAGGGTAACGGCAAATAGCCTGGCCAGCCTACCGCTGACAGCCACCCACACGGAAAACGGCAGGACCGGACGGCGGTCCGCCGCTCCAACTACAACCGACATCAAAAAATCCTCAACATGCTCCAGCATCGACAGGAAACGGGACCTGCGATGAGCATCAGACGACCCCCCGAACCTGCGGTCACGAGCAGGGTCCTGAAGATCGTGCCAGTGTCGGAATGTTGAGGGACAGGCGAGCTGCTCGCTCTCGGCGCCCGATCCGTTGGCGCTCGGCACGATCGCTATAGCGCAGCGTCCAACGCTCTTCGCCGCTAACAACAAGCTCGCCTGGATCAACAATTACCATGTCAGAACCAAACCGCCACCCAACTGCTAGCTGGCATCCAACTCACGGGATCGGATCCATGGGCAAATCACCGATGCGACGGCGATTGAGCCATCTACGCGCAGGAGTCTCAACCAAAAAATAACTAGCCATCGCCAAAATCACGGCGGGGAACAGGGCCCAAGAAGATCCATTCGCAACTTTGTAGAATGGCTGTTGCCATATATAAAGCGAATACGAGATCAATCCAGCCCAAACGAATACCGGAAGAGACAAAAATCTACGGACGAATTCATGACTGTATTCAATTGTATTTACTGCGTACGCTAGCATTAAGGTCGGTACCGTCATTTTCAATGGCAGAGAGCCAAAAGAATGGAAGGTTGTCGCAGCACAAAGCAAAAATACTGGAGGTAAAGCCCAATGAGGGTTTCGAATTTCTCGCGTCAGCAGGTAAAGTCCGGCGGACAAAAAGACAGGTGCGATACGCACGTCCGTGCGCCAGTAAATTTCATGTACGTACCCAGCCCCCTTATAATATAAAACTGCGCCATTTATCATCGCCAAGATAGACAAACATATACATAGCCAAACGGCAATCTTTCTGTTTCGCGCTACGGCAACTGACATCGCGGCAAGGATTGCGTAAGAGTGCTCCTCAATTGCAATTGACCACAGATGATCTAGCGGTCCTGCGATATTGCCCCCAAAGGCACCGTATAAATTGATCCAGAATGTTAACGCAGAGAAGGCTGTCAATGCATTCGTACCCTCCTCCCGCCCCATCGCTTGAGCAGCGAAGGTCACAATAAGCATCGCCAGGACAAATACTAGCAAAACAGGATAGATTCTTGAAAACCGACGCCAAAAAAATTTCCTTAGACCCATGCGCTCGATGTAAAGGATATGCGCCATGAGCCTTCCACTGAGAACAAAAAATAGTTCGACCCCAAAACTTCCCCACATGGCTCCGAAGGGGCCAAAATGCCCAAGTAATACGAATAGAATTGCGAGGCCGCGCCATCCATCCAAATATGTTAGGCGATGAGCTTGTTCTTTCGCAGTCATTCGTTTATGCCATCCAATTGACGTAGGAAGATAACCCAGACCCTCTACATGTCATTTCATTCGCCAGCCACATGAAGATAGATGCTGAGGTGGTTAGAAGGGAATTTACGCGTTTCGATGGTGTACATCAGCCCACTCGTTGTCCGATGCCCCGATCAACGCGATGCTCAATTTCGTCCAGACGCCAGCACTGTGGCTGTCGATAGCGAAGTGAAATT
This window harbors:
- a CDS encoding acyltransferase family protein; this encodes MNDIQIFVNMFKAGNITIHSIQLLRAVAALLVVLFHAHLALVQVGSAKMFAGEAYLFRFGAVGVHIFFVISGFIMVHTSRTEPSFDAKSFLRRRLLRIYPIYWICAALYVIAHFAIEQPFFLSGAEWIGALLLWPGQASKIIGPAWTLSFEMYFYVCFGLFILFGLTRGLLGLGAFFLVCIFVRPLTGFQSSPTNLASNPLLIEFLAGCVIGWLLKTGRLPKRGGNLAIVGALFLYLGGIVVGYERVPSLIAWGPPSALLILGVAIIESARGAHSSVRRIGYFGDSSYALYLIHILIITLIISAVGAARVQTLPAIPGAILITILSLAAAESLHWGLERPLLRRLNPRRALVPPRPILEIEGSEVRGSGPE
- a CDS encoding acyltransferase family protein, with the protein product MTAKEQAHRLTYLDGWRGLAILFVLLGHFGPFGAMWGSFGVELFFVLSGRLMAHILYIERMGLRKFFWRRFSRIYPVLLVFVLAMLIVTFAAQAMGREEGTNALTAFSALTFWINLYGAFGGNIAGPLDHLWSIAIEEHSYAILAAMSVAVARNRKIAVWLCICLSILAMINGAVLYYKGAGYVHEIYWRTDVRIAPVFLSAGLYLLTREIRNPHWALPPVFLLCAATTFHSFGSLPLKMTVPTLMLAYAVNTIEYSHEFVRRFLSLPVFVWAGLISYSLYIWQQPFYKVANGSSWALFPAVILAMASYFLVETPARRWLNRRRIGDLPMDPIP
- a CDS encoding O-antigen ligase family protein, whose protein sequence is MRFIGLFLLIAMVPVLVWWLKAYPHQRKWAYAAIGALPFVINAVNLDAAFIAWSTWPGYAKGLIFTALDSLALALIITFRGSFRRLPLQITVLFYLIATIVSLAFSGSAMSSAFYVFQVGRLFLVFVAVAAVVAKPHGIRFLCFGLGFGAIFQAVAAVNERFSGALQSSGTMGHQNLLGMMLHFVTLPLLALLLAGEKNKLVPVGLIAALVAVALGASRGAIGFVAMGIGLLFLLSLLRGANAHKRKVVGAAVVGLMIIGPLTYESLTRRLEVAPTASASGYDERAAFERAARAMWSDHPMGVGANQYVVTANTQGYSKNAGVAWSWRSRSANVHNVYLLVGAETGYLGLIALIAMFGSAIALGFRYVARHPKDPRGDVVLGFTVAILVMSVHSLYEWIFVTYQAQYMFAIALGVIAGFARQDRITGVRKVIPARFPEPRTLRSRESVEAARALGVD
- a CDS encoding FkbM family methyltransferase, translated to MKNPFARRAPTPEESAYARLARKGYSPATIVDVGAYEGNWTRLARRTFPAARAIMCEVQPGKRAGLEAVASELGRVKLVSAVLSARADETVRFNEMETGSSLYPENSNVERTERELVTTTLDIATQGAEGPAFLKIDVQGAELDVLTGGQDFLAKCDLVQLEIALLDYNRGAPRFVDVIGYMDERGFVPYDIAGWSRPNRIDLVQMDLLFTRRDSPLRTTFFEF
- a CDS encoding beta propeller repeat protein, with translation MKIFSSLASSRDETVVWSGVASNPENGYIFKRPPFDGGGFITDFTWSADGRDLLCCTDVFNGYVRRAGEDRWTPLLETKNLPHSEFDPPPKSVYNGRGLYAARFAPSDKRLIYAVWRGRVYRVFRGQALPTSLIDKTMLANNGASRRFGGALAVHPTDSGVVVVGTNGDGAYATRDGFASAPVMLDLPQTAIEQGNVRGKTLFAFAPDGGLYAHVFGTGLFFYPTGPFGPVRFLGGPLNSTGLKLMPSGDLFTVHYRFGSAGKETPTQTAMRGIWRLRGGDWTHLRPGEWVDQVAVDPSDEQRMLSTDEDSQKWFSSQDGGETWRDIGDEYRGDGEVAWMSNRKKAMYPSKIDFHPLIPGRLVISDGIGLTWANYNFERAGDLTVHDMTRGIYEFVPTCGWARAGQPDLLLGCMDKAVWRVDPKCGLSGEWTYAPKDGKRNESAVTHLRSIDGAIDDPRFVAGLFHQSGGVPGYSEDFAASWIPFGRKPDGSAWLPGGCIAVSNRDTMLLAEGNKGGLWRTRDGGVNWLPVGFGGVTHVRSLVNAFYVARKCIAADKERPGTFAVLMNTFDQPGGGPNLGGLWVTADGGATFEQVFDGALHSPGQRNFEPSQFWQCRLEYVPGRAGELLYASETEARDSETLLWSRDGGRSWRSLSAYRIASWAFGKGKGDGPDARPAIWFYGFHDGVRGLYVTYDWFATAPKLVSRFPLESISTVGRGLCLVGDMNRAGRCAIGLGGASWAICEPS
- a CDS encoding exopolysaccharide biosynthesis polyprenyl glycosylphosphotransferase; protein product: MNEIDSRLLLNPHSRREHGGMLARDKRASLYALSFTLDCLALIAGYYTALQIRDERWLSAAGQPILFLAIPVFVLIMLAREVQAVETLESRLLAMRRGLGALSATLLVILGVSFVVNADEISRAGLALTFGAAAVYLVLGKLALDYVFNRTMHGQALATVLIRDGLEVESPNPALATVDVAAAGLWPDPDRPDKIDRLSHLVAPYDRVIVACRTNHRAAWASFLKGSDVGGEIVLEENLLMGAVDVGQVGGRDTLVMSLGPLNLVNRVQKRALDIAVSALALAALSPLLLLTAVAIKLDSPGPVLFRQRRVGLGGRQFDILKFRSMRQSDADGARSASRDDDRVTRVGRFIRRTSIDELPQLVNVLRGDMSMVGPRPHALGSRAGDQLFWHASEAYWMRHALKPGLTGLAQIRGYRGATDTEHDLQMRVHHDLEYVSGWSLWSDIVILLKTVRVVVHPNAY
- a CDS encoding polysaccharide pyruvyl transferase family protein; the protein is MKPPLFFMTIATQFENVGDALIHRELIRLAASHGPVVVDWSRCPEWFRETLDITRIPSVTTITDRTAFYRRILISRLHGKRCILLLKPGAYFGPRGFGELHAALVLGFNKLLALAGVEFMQFGASYERLDKANARFLRRKSRLYAAHFVRDEQSLYYARSLGMSISGLLPDLALAMLAENAPGSTARADGPITIGLSFRIGQFDGQEATILLFINLLVQTIGVEAIRRFVIVSQVEWDTTFADTLERIVSERFGIPVESVATWRSIAQTRETYAECDLIFSNRLHALLTGASVCPHVVGLVDGDANRKIVGAFEAIGWGDNLLDIRSLTPVTFRKFVAFVRANPVSGADAAAHLREGFASAIDPSHLPAHADKRIGHASSVSGTNA